The window GGCCTCCGCCACACCCGCACCTCAGGTCGGGCTCAAGCCATCGCTACGCCCGTCACCGTCGGTTCAGTCTCGCTTCTCTGGGGAAGCCTCGCCCTGCATGACGCTCCCGGCGAACTTGTTCACCAGATTCGGGATGTTTACGTTCTTGGCATCCATCATCTTGCAGAAGGCCGCGGCCACCGAGAACCCAACGGTCAGCGCCAGGCCCGCTTTGCACATGCCCTCGAATGCCTTGCCCATGGCGGCCCAGTCATCGAGGGCCACCTCTTGCGCTGGCAGCCCCGCCAAGGGTGCACGGGCAACCGTGTGGGAACGGGCCTCGCGGGCCTCTTCGGACGGCTGGTTCATAAGATGAGCCCTCACCTTTCTCGCTGAAGAGATGTCGCTCCGTGAATCGGCTGCGCCCGAGCAGTGCCTCACCGCGAGGGGTGATGCTGAAGCACCAGTCGACGTGGCCGACCGTTGCCACGCAGCGCAGACATGAGGAGTATACCCCTTCAGCACGCGCACTTCCCCCTCGACGGCCGCACCTCCCCCTCGTTCCCAGGTGACACCCGACCCTCCCACGCGCAGGCCTCAGGCGTCAACAATGGTCCAGGCGACAGAAACAAGAGCGGTCGCGCAGCACGGCCGGCGAAACGGGAGTCCCGGACGTCGCGATCGAAGGGCGCAGCCTCACGAAACGCGAAACGGGAGGCCGCGCGGCTCATATGGTCGCAGTCCAAGACATCTCAGGGAGCCCATCGACCGGTGAAGAGAACCACCAGACCGCTCTACGTCGTGAAGACCTCACCCATTCATGGAAGGGGCGTGTTCGCCGCGCGCGACATCCGCAAGGGTGCCCGC of the Pseudomonadota bacterium genome contains:
- a CDS encoding SET domain-containing protein, with product MRSIPLQHAHFPLDGRTSPSFPGDTRPSHAQASGVNNGPGDRNKSGRAARPAKRESRTSRSKGAASRNAKREAARLIWSQSKTSQGAHRPVKRTTRPLYVVKTSPIHGRGVFAARDIRKGARIIEYTGERVSQEEANSRYGDDDSDRPHVVLFTVDDDTVIDAAVGGNEARFINHSCTPNCEAVEDGGRIYIEATRTIRQGQELFYDYKMQHEDHAEEETRQRYACGCGTTACRGTMLDIDRD